One Sporosarcina sp. FSL W8-0480 genomic window, TGGACACTCCAGGCCACGAAGATTTCAGTGAAGACACATACCGTACGTTAATGGCGGTTGATGCAGCTGTCATGATGGTCGATTCAGCGAAAGGAATTGAACCTCAAACAATCAAGCTTTTCAAAGTTTGTCGTATGAGAGGCATTCCTATTTTCACATTTATGAACAAGTTGGACCGCCAAGGTAAAGAACCGCTTGAATTAATGGAAGAACTTGAGGAAGTTCTCGAAATTCAATCTTACGCCATGAACTATCCAATCGGTATGGGTAAAGAATTCATTGGCGTTTACGACAGATTTAACAATCGGATTGAGCAGGCCCGTGTTGAAGGCGAAAGCCATTTCCTGCCTTTGAACGAAGAAGGAGAGCTTGCAGTCGAGCATCCGATGACAGAAACGTCCTACTACAAACAGGCCCTTGAAGACGTTATGTTATTGAATGAGGCCGGAAATGAATTTGATGTTGAGCGCGTAGCAAAGGGCGAGTTGACGCCTGTGTTTTTCGGAAGTGCGTTGACGAATTTCGGAGTACAAACATTTTTGGAGACGTTCCTCCAATTCGCTCCACCTCCACAACCTCGTAAAACGAAGGAAGAGGAATTGGTCGACCCGCAATCTGAAGAGTTTTCAGGGTTCATCTTTAAAATTCAAGCGAATATGAATCCAGCTCACCGTGACAGAATTGCATTCGTTCGTATTGTATCTGGCGCCTTCGAGAGAGGTATGTCGGTTACAGTACCGCGGATCTCCAAGTCCTTTAAATTATCACAGACAACTCAATTTCTTGCAGATGACCGTGAAACCGTAAACGAAGCGGTTGCAGGAGATATCATTGGTCTTTACGACACGGGGAATTATCAGATCGGTGACACAGTAGTTGGCGGCAAGGCAAACTTCCAATTCGAAGCGTTGCCGCAGTTTACACCCGAACTATTCGTCCGCGTCACTGCGAAAAACGTTATGAAATCAAAGCATTTCCATAAAGGGATCCTTCAATTGGTCCAAGAGGGTGCAATTCAATACTATAAAACACTCCATACGGAAGAAGTCATCCTTGGTGCTGTGGGCCAGCTTCAGTTTGAAGTGTTCGAGCACCGTATGAAAAACGAGTATAACGTTGAAGTCAATATGGAACACATCGGTTCAAAAGTCGCTCGCTGGATTGAAAATGAAAGCGACGTGAAAGAGTCAATGACAGGCCAACGCTCCATGCTTGTAAAAGACCGTTACGACAATCTCGTCTTCCTATTCGAAAACGAATTCGCACTCCGCTGGTTCGGAGACAAATATCCAGACATCAAGTTATATAACTTATTATAAGAACAACATGAACCGGATTGGCATTATATTAATAGCCTTTCCGGTTTTTGTATTGATTGCGAGTGGGAAAACGAGCGGTTTTAGGAATAAACGAGCGGTTTTGCGTAAGAACGAGCGGATTCAGGAATAAACGAGCGGTTTTGCGGAAGAACGAGCGGATTCAGGAATAAACGAGCAGTTTTGCGTAAGAACGAGCGGATTTAGGAATAAACGAGCGGTTTTGCGTAAGAACGAGCGGATTTAGGAATAAACGAGCGGTTTTGCGTAAGAACGAGCGGATTCAGGAATAAACGAGCGGTTTCACAAAAAAACGACCGATACACGAAAAAAACAAGTGCCAGTTTACATAAACAAGCACCTGTTGAATTGAAAGTGATTATATTTTGATAAGATGTATATGGTGCGTTATAGCCAAGCGAAAGACTAACCAAGTTTTCGGGATACAACAATTTAAGGGATAAAATTCTTTATATAAGATCATTTCTTCTCGGAGCACAAGACGATATTGTACCTTGAACCTCTTCCATTTCCAGTCAGTTTCGCCGATGAAGTGGCCAATAACCTTTTAGCTATATGTCTGTCATTCAAGCGTGTAAAATAGCAGAATTCCTTGTTTGTGATATTCTCTTTTATTAACATAGACCAATCAGTTAAGGCATTTTGATGTTCCTTTTTTCCTGTGTGACCGCAGCTTTTACATCTCCATTTTTGATGTTCCCACATCATAGAAAGGCCACTGCAAATGGGGCAGAAAACACCTGTTTTTATATCATTTAGATGAATATTATATTTATTTATTAAAGGAAATGGGTGGAATTCTTTGTGGTTTCTAACCATCTTTTGTGCTAATGAGTGGATTTTCGGTTTGTCAAGAATTCTTTGAGTAACCGATAATGTTCTAAGATGTGCGGCAACTTCGTAGGTGAACATGATGTGCATACTAGGGGGTTCTTCGATTAGTAGTTCATTGTTATAAGCAAATGCAATTAATCCTTTTATAGGAATGGTAATTTTATGCTTTTTTAACCAATTGTTCAGATGGAACATTTTTCTCTCCACTTCAACAATTGGGTTTTTCAAAGGCACTCTTTTTCCGGAGGGATATTCCTTTATAAATTGCAAGGGGTTGGATTTAACAACGATCTTCTCCGCAATATTTTTAACCTCTGAGATTAAGATAAACGCTGGAGTAATTAATATGGAATCCATTTTGAAAAAAGTATTATCGTCGCAAAGTGTGACGTCATGCAATATGGCATGAGGATAGTCAGGTCTGAATTCGGTTAAATATTTATCATATTGACTTTCACCCCCAAATCCAGCTTGTAGGTTATAAAGCCTTTCTTCAATTTTTGTTCTTCTTTCATCTCCTTTTCCCATTCGTTTTAGCAATGCGATTAGTCCGTCGATTTCCATTGTCTTTGTCCTTTTTTTAACTAACACATCATCACCTCCATTTCATTGTATCTTGGTTTGTCGAATTTTGGAATAGTCTGACTGAGATTGTCGAAAGTATTTAAACTTTTACGGTTAAATGAAGTAGGCGGTTGAAAAAATAGTTAACGGCACACGGTAAACGAGCGGTTTCACGAAAGAACGAGCGGATACAGGAATAAACGAGCGGTTTCACGAAAGAACGAGCGGATACAGGAATAAACGAGCGGTTTCACGGAAGAACGAGCGGATTCAGGAATAAACGAGCGGTTTCACGGAAGAACGAGCGGATTCAGGAATAAACGAGCGGTTTTGCGGAAGAACGAGCGGATTCAGGAATAAACGAGCGTTTCCACGAATAAATGAGCGTATTCACGAGTCAACGAGCGGTCCCGAAATAAACGAGCGCCTACGAAGGGGAACAGCTGTATTTGAATGAAAATATAATGTAGTCAGCATTTGATGTTGGTTGTAATTTTCAATATGATGGGTAGAGAGAGTCTTATGAATGAAAGGAATTTTGTGAATGAAGATTAGTCATTTTTCCATACGAAGACCGGTTTTTACGATTGTTACGATGTTACTTGTCATCATTTTAGGGACAGTTTCCTTTTTCAAGATTCCTGTTACGTTAATACCCGAGTTGAATCCACCTGTCGCGGTAGTTGTAACGAATTATCCAGGTGCATCATCTACAGAGGTAAGTGAGAAGTTAACGAAGCCACTTGAGGCAAGTCTCTCCACGGCTCCAGGTTTGAAATCAATGCAATCTTCATCGCAGGAAGGCGCAAATTTCATATTATTGATGTTTGATTGGTCCACGAATATTGACGAAGTCCAATTGGATATCATGCAGCGGATTGACCAAGTTCCTGTACCGGAAGGAGCACAGGCTCCAAGATTCATGAAGTTTGACCCTGCTCAATTTCCAGTCATTCAGTTATCGCTTAGAACGGATGCTGAAGGGACGGATATAAGGGAACTATCAGAACGTCTTGAGACAGAATTGCGCAGGACGAATGGTGTTGCGAGTGTAACGGTTTCAGGTAAATTGGTCGAGGAAGTCCAAGTGATTTTGGACCAGGCTAAATTGGAAAGCTTCGGATTGGTTCAATCTGATGTGGTTCAAGCGATTCAGGCGAATAACGTATCCATGCCGGGTGAGCCAATTGAAACTCGGGATGGAAAACAGTTGACCACAAGAATCATCAGTTCATTGACTTCGGTAGCTGATATACAAAATATTACAATTGGTGCTAACCCTTTGACTGGGAAGAAAATAAAGATTTCTGAGGTCGGGAAAGTGGCATTCTTAGAGGCACCTGCATCTTCTGAAACAAGGGCGAATGATCAGAACGCTGTTCTAATGTCGGTGCTTCAGGAATCCGGAGCCAATACAGCAACAGTTTCCACGGCCTTTAAGAATGCGTTGGATAAGTTGTTGAAACGGGATGAGTTTAAGGATATAAAAGCTGATATTTTGTTCGATCAAGGCGACTATGTGAAGCTTGCAATCGGTAATATTGGACAATCATTAATACTTGGTGGGTTATTCGCCATGCTTGTCTTGTTCTTTTTCCTTAAGGGGGTAAAGAGCCCGATTATAATCGGGGTAGCAATTCCCTATTCAGTCATCGTTACATTTGTACTCATGTTTTTTGCAAACTTCTCGCTCAATATAATGACTTTGGGAGCCTTGGCGCTTGGTATAGGAATGTTGGTCGATAATGCTATTGTTGTAATAGAAAATATTGAACGGCATCTTGCAATGGGGAAGGACCGTGTTGATGCTGCAAGAGATGGTGCGAAGGAAATTAGTGGTGCTATAACGGCCTCAACGTTAACAACACTTGCCGTTTTTGTTCCTGTGATCTTCATTAGTGGATTGATTGGACAAATCTTTACGGAATTTGCATTGACGATATCCTTTAGCCTTTTTGCCTCACTTGTAGTAGCTTTGACGGTTGTGCCAATGATGGCGAGCCGGATGTTGAATAAACCAAAGGGGAATATAGCAGCAAGAAGGCGTCGTTCAAAGGCATTTAATAATTTTGAGCGATCTGTAAAATGGTCATTAAAACACCGTGCGTTTATTTTGATCATGACAGGAATCCTGCTTGCGGGCAGTGGCTTTGGATTATTTAAAGTCGGTACAGAATTCCTTCCACCGACCGATGAGGGTTTTTTCAATATCTCTGTTAAGCTTCCTAATGGCTCGTCACTCACAGCAACAAATGAAGTTGTTAAAAGAATTGAGGATAAATTA contains:
- a CDS encoding peptide chain release factor 3, encoding MQRPINDEIASRRTFAIISHPDAGKTTMTEKLLYFGGAIRDAGTVKGKKTGKFATSDWMEIEKQRGISVTSSVLQFDYDGKRVNILDTPGHEDFSEDTYRTLMAVDAAVMMVDSAKGIEPQTIKLFKVCRMRGIPIFTFMNKLDRQGKEPLELMEELEEVLEIQSYAMNYPIGMGKEFIGVYDRFNNRIEQARVEGESHFLPLNEEGELAVEHPMTETSYYKQALEDVMLLNEAGNEFDVERVAKGELTPVFFGSALTNFGVQTFLETFLQFAPPPQPRKTKEEELVDPQSEEFSGFIFKIQANMNPAHRDRIAFVRIVSGAFERGMSVTVPRISKSFKLSQTTQFLADDRETVNEAVAGDIIGLYDTGNYQIGDTVVGGKANFQFEALPQFTPELFVRVTAKNVMKSKHFHKGILQLVQEGAIQYYKTLHTEEVILGAVGQLQFEVFEHRMKNEYNVEVNMEHIGSKVARWIENESDVKESMTGQRSMLVKDRYDNLVFLFENEFALRWFGDKYPDIKLYNLL
- a CDS encoding nuclease-related domain-containing protein, producing the protein MLVKKRTKTMEIDGLIALLKRMGKGDERRTKIEERLYNLQAGFGGESQYDKYLTEFRPDYPHAILHDVTLCDDNTFFKMDSILITPAFILISEVKNIAEKIVVKSNPLQFIKEYPSGKRVPLKNPIVEVERKMFHLNNWLKKHKITIPIKGLIAFAYNNELLIEEPPSMHIMFTYEVAAHLRTLSVTQRILDKPKIHSLAQKMVRNHKEFHPFPLINKYNIHLNDIKTGVFCPICSGLSMMWEHQKWRCKSCGHTGKKEHQNALTDWSMLIKENITNKEFCYFTRLNDRHIAKRLLATSSAKLTGNGRGSRYNIVLCSEKK
- a CDS encoding efflux RND transporter permease subunit is translated as MKISHFSIRRPVFTIVTMLLVIILGTVSFFKIPVTLIPELNPPVAVVVTNYPGASSTEVSEKLTKPLEASLSTAPGLKSMQSSSQEGANFILLMFDWSTNIDEVQLDIMQRIDQVPVPEGAQAPRFMKFDPAQFPVIQLSLRTDAEGTDIRELSERLETELRRTNGVASVTVSGKLVEEVQVILDQAKLESFGLVQSDVVQAIQANNVSMPGEPIETRDGKQLTTRIISSLTSVADIQNITIGANPLTGKKIKISEVGKVAFLEAPASSETRANDQNAVLMSVLQESGANTATVSTAFKNALDKLLKRDEFKDIKADILFDQGDYVKLAIGNIGQSLILGGLFAMLVLFFFLKGVKSPIIIGVAIPYSVIVTFVLMFFANFSLNIMTLGALALGIGMLVDNAIVVIENIERHLAMGKDRVDAARDGAKEISGAITASTLTTLAVFVPVIFISGLIGQIFTEFALTISFSLFASLVVALTVVPMMASRMLNKPKGNIAARRRRSKAFNNFERSVKWSLKHRAFILIMTGILLAGSGFGLFKVGTEFLPPTDEGFFNISVKLPNGSSLTATNEVVKRIEDKLKEEKEIEVYVSLVGGTQQSMAQGSSKTNMAELYVKLVPLSERERSVFEFIDDVQPEVINLIGDDARVSFDMQTAAGSNPNTLTFSLKDTNEARLNNVVEQIHDELRKMESVLEVTNNLQDTIEEIHIDVNREKASDVGLPPYQIAQTVNTITRGSFATQIVDENEKVVSVIVKYDEKYRDSIEDLNKIKLRTQMGSFIALKDVATISIAEGPVSIRRVDQAHSVTFTIKYVSSLSMGDMTTKVEEMIKGIDMPEETEMTYGGDRELFDNAIDDMLLAIALAVVLVYIVMAAQFESFKYPFVIMFSVPLMVIGVAAGLMITMTPISVTAVIGILVLVGIVVNNGIVLVDYINQRKEAGMTSYDAIIVSVRDRVRPILMTALTTILGLLPLALGIGEGTEMNQPMGIAVIGGLISSTFLTLYIVPIIYSLFDQQTRKRAIEVK